A stretch of Chitinophaga caeni DNA encodes these proteins:
- a CDS encoding outer membrane beta-barrel family protein yields MKLSYNILAILLLFQLQVFAQAPQGKRPGGMPGGMPGGNMPQIGRVYGKLLDASTGKPIEYASVALLKQQDSSLITGMLTQGNGDFNFEKLPFGPMIARINFMGYITIYKKVTVTPRATDQDLGNIKMKPNVKELAAVEVTGQKSDFQLGIDKKIFNVDRNLSSVGGTATDVLKNVPAVNVDIDGNVKVRNASPTIFVDGRPSTLTLDQIPADAIESVELITNPSAKYDAEGMSGILNIVLKKNKKAGVNGMIQGGIATGEKYNGSGNINIRQGKVNFFANYSINANRNWGRGETNTTYFQPGKDTSYQDQSSNSISKGSFQFGRAGLDYFIDNRNTISLSQNIVAGNFKNTEDLRTVSSNYNKDPLMENLRNSISEFEFRNYTTQLGWKHTYAKPKKEWTADFSLSKSNNSRDGDIYTDYLDGAGNTTLPSSFQYQRTKGSSTFGSLQTDFVNPVSENGKLEFGLKGTYRDYSSDYKVFDRDNDSGEDIYNDRLSSAYKYNEQIYAGYVNFSNSIGNFGYQAGLRAEQYIYAGESAGVKYKPTKAVPGLYPSVYLSQRLKNEQELQLNYSRRVNRPNFFQLIPYRDFTDPYNQREGNPNLKPEYTNSFEFSYMKTWKQHNFLASVYFRNTNNMISTYTEPIQGDSMLTRFVNANRSNSYGAELTLKNQLFKIWSLTTNVNLFQTDLSINTNNEQSQNSGFSWLAKINSEVKLPWNFTFQQNYQYQADAIALPSSGGGGRGYMMIPTSTQGTIKGYHTLDLSIKKDFLKNKALSVTLTWSDVFDTREFGMDLATASYKQSSYRKRESEIGRLNISYRFGKMDMQLFKRKSNKGENGMGDIQAF; encoded by the coding sequence ATGAAACTCAGTTACAACATCCTTGCTATCCTGCTGCTTTTTCAGCTCCAGGTATTTGCTCAAGCGCCGCAAGGAAAGAGGCCCGGGGGAATGCCCGGGGGAATGCCCGGGGGAAATATGCCCCAAATCGGTAGAGTTTACGGAAAACTATTAGATGCCTCTACCGGGAAGCCGATTGAATATGCTTCCGTAGCCCTACTCAAACAGCAAGATTCCAGCTTGATTACAGGGATGCTTACGCAAGGCAACGGCGACTTCAACTTCGAAAAATTACCCTTTGGCCCGATGATCGCCAGGATCAACTTCATGGGTTATATCACGATCTATAAAAAAGTAACGGTTACCCCGCGGGCAACGGACCAGGACTTGGGCAACATCAAGATGAAGCCCAATGTAAAAGAACTCGCTGCCGTTGAAGTAACCGGTCAGAAAAGCGATTTCCAGCTGGGGATCGATAAAAAGATATTTAACGTGGACAGGAATCTTTCCAGCGTTGGAGGAACCGCCACCGATGTTTTAAAAAACGTCCCTGCCGTTAACGTGGATATAGACGGGAATGTCAAGGTAAGAAATGCTTCTCCGACAATTTTTGTGGATGGCAGACCTTCCACCCTTACCTTAGATCAGATACCTGCCGATGCGATCGAAAGCGTGGAATTGATCACCAACCCATCTGCCAAATATGATGCGGAAGGTATGAGTGGTATTTTGAACATCGTACTGAAAAAAAATAAAAAAGCAGGGGTCAACGGGATGATCCAAGGTGGCATTGCCACCGGGGAAAAGTATAACGGTAGCGGTAACATCAATATCCGCCAAGGAAAAGTCAATTTCTTCGCCAATTACAGCATTAATGCCAATAGAAACTGGGGGCGCGGGGAAACCAATACGACCTATTTCCAACCGGGCAAGGATACTTCTTACCAGGATCAATCTAGTAATAGCATCAGCAAGGGCAGCTTCCAGTTCGGTCGTGCCGGGTTAGACTATTTCATCGATAACCGCAACACGATTTCCTTATCGCAGAACATCGTGGCAGGTAATTTTAAAAATACGGAGGATCTAAGAACAGTTTCATCGAATTATAACAAGGATCCCTTGATGGAAAACCTCCGTAACTCGATCAGTGAATTTGAATTTAGAAATTATACCACGCAATTGGGTTGGAAACATACTTATGCCAAACCCAAGAAAGAGTGGACGGCTGATTTCAGTTTAAGTAAAAGCAATAATTCTCGCGATGGTGATATATATACAGATTATCTCGATGGAGCCGGTAACACTACCCTACCTTCTAGCTTCCAATATCAACGAACCAAAGGTAGTAGCACTTTCGGCAGCCTGCAAACAGATTTTGTAAACCCGGTAAGCGAAAACGGTAAACTGGAGTTCGGTTTAAAAGGTACTTACCGCGATTATTCCAGCGATTACAAGGTATTTGATCGCGATAACGATAGTGGTGAGGACATTTACAACGATCGTTTGTCGAGCGCATATAAGTACAACGAACAAATCTATGCAGGTTATGTAAATTTCTCCAACAGCATTGGCAACTTCGGTTACCAAGCCGGCCTACGCGCGGAACAATATATTTATGCCGGGGAAAGCGCCGGGGTAAAATACAAACCCACCAAGGCTGTGCCCGGATTGTACCCCAGTGTATACTTATCACAAAGGTTAAAAAACGAGCAAGAATTACAACTGAATTATAGTCGCCGGGTAAATCGCCCTAACTTCTTCCAGTTGATTCCGTACAGGGACTTTACCGATCCGTATAACCAAAGGGAAGGTAACCCGAACCTGAAACCGGAATACACTAACAGCTTCGAATTTTCTTACATGAAAACATGGAAGCAACATAATTTCTTGGCCAGCGTTTATTTCAGGAATACCAACAACATGATCTCTACTTACACGGAACCAATCCAGGGAGATAGCATGTTGACCCGCTTCGTGAATGCAAACCGGAGTAATTCTTACGGCGCCGAGCTGACATTAAAAAATCAACTGTTTAAAATATGGAGCTTGACCACGAACGTGAACCTGTTCCAAACCGATTTGAGTATTAACACGAACAATGAGCAGTCCCAAAACTCCGGTTTCAGCTGGTTGGCAAAGATCAACTCGGAAGTTAAATTACCTTGGAACTTCACGTTCCAACAAAACTATCAATACCAGGCCGACGCGATTGCATTGCCGAGCAGCGGCGGCGGTGGCAGGGGCTACATGATGATCCCTACTTCCACCCAGGGAACGATCAAGGGATATCATACCTTGGATCTATCGATTAAGAAAGATTTCTTGAAGAACAAGGCATTATCCGTAACCCTTACCTGGTCGGATGTGTTCGATACCCGTGAATTTGGAATGGACTTAGCAACGGCAAGCTATAAGCAAAGCTCTTACCGCAAGAGGGAATCTGAAATCGGCAGGCTAAATATCAGCTACCGCTTCGGGAAAATGGACATGCAACTCTTCAAGAGAAAAAGTAATAAAGGAGAGAACGGCATGGGAGATATCCAGGCATTTTAG
- a CDS encoding DUF445 domain-containing protein — MLYLIPVISAFITWFVTWVIFKLIFSPIRPVNLGFFTLQGILPKHQPSIANDLGKYVAQQFPVDSIKQSIASPEKIKAILPFVEQHIDDFLRNKLPKKMPVIAMFIGDSTINQMKATLMGELDELIPKLIGQYLDKTAEEVDIAGLVAKKIETVSMEELSQNFYGKMGKTITAIQWSAAAFGFVAGWIQWCIAIGF; from the coding sequence ATGCTATATTTGATCCCTGTAATAAGTGCCTTTATTACCTGGTTTGTGACCTGGGTAATATTCAAGTTGATTTTTTCACCGATCCGCCCGGTCAACTTAGGGTTCTTCACGCTACAGGGAATTTTACCCAAACACCAGCCATCCATCGCCAATGACTTGGGAAAATATGTAGCGCAACAATTCCCTGTTGATTCCATCAAGCAATCCATCGCGTCCCCGGAAAAAATCAAGGCTATATTACCTTTCGTAGAACAACATATAGATGATTTCCTGAGAAATAAATTACCGAAAAAGATGCCCGTGATTGCGATGTTCATCGGTGACAGCACCATTAACCAGATGAAGGCAACCCTGATGGGTGAACTGGATGAGCTGATCCCGAAATTAATCGGGCAGTACCTCGACAAAACAGCGGAAGAAGTAGATATTGCGGGTTTGGTTGCTAAAAAGATCGAAACGGTTTCCATGGAAGAATTATCCCAAAATTTCTACGGAAAAATGGGTAAAACCATTACCGCGATACAATGGAGTGCCGCAGCATTCGGTTTCGTTGCAGGATGGATTCAATGGTGCATTGCCATTGGATTTTAG
- a CDS encoding TonB-dependent receptor domain-containing protein translates to MRFLAYILVFNIFLSVNLFAQDSIQAKNYQVTGNIQDQQTRQPVEYASIVLLHARDSSLLGGIYSDVKGHFSIPVQEPGNYVLKITFMGYETYEAACNVVAGQPNTQLGKILLVPQGKKLNAVEITSQKPAFSMQIDRQVFDGSSIITAEGGTATDALRNLPGVDVDMDNNVTIRGKSISVYIDGKPSPFGDPQTALEIIPAESIDRIEIINNPSAKFEAQGGGGIINIVLKRDRAMGYNTMLTAGIDNRGQNNASVNGNLRVRRFNLFGHLNMRNGNGNGEGLSRRKNLYQDSSSYFNQSTFNDYSNHNWNGKIGIDYYINNHNTVTISQGLSNYSNSNNDSLYLSYLDEHYMQSQYRLRDNHGQRTGGNNSTTLYYKRTYEKAGKELTAYITHSGNHSDPSSEYNTDVFRMPADTFIRRELRTNTGRSRQQYWNAQVDYTTPVGNKGKFESGAKAVKRDHSTNNLALIYDFDLKQFDTSVNLSNHYDYDEQLFAAYGTYANVLGRIGYQAGLRVEQVTLEGYSYTKNLPVSNKFLNFFPSLFLKYDLKENRNLVFNYATRTERPRFDQLLPYINDSDPQNLRTGNPELQPSFTHKLELNYTEYYPETRNYLNTGFYYNRTEDLVDRVSTINKTTGITTTMPQNVATNQDWGIMATYRWKITDWWTHTTTLHGVYARFDGILDTAAYSRENASLKISFNSQFRLPRKFSLQLSGRYATANIMAQGSSKPMNGIDLGIRKQLMKHNKLVIAVNISDLLNTRQYSSHIETANFIQDYERKRLSRLIRLNIRYRFGKIDPNLFSRKKVAG, encoded by the coding sequence ATGAGATTCCTTGCTTACATCCTGGTCTTTAATATATTTCTAAGTGTAAACCTTTTTGCCCAAGATTCTATCCAGGCAAAAAATTACCAGGTAACAGGTAATATCCAGGATCAGCAAACCCGCCAACCCGTAGAATATGCCTCGATAGTACTCCTTCATGCAAGGGATTCAAGTTTACTCGGTGGAATATATTCAGATGTCAAGGGGCATTTCTCGATCCCCGTTCAAGAGCCAGGCAACTACGTGCTAAAGATCACTTTCATGGGTTATGAAACATATGAAGCAGCTTGTAACGTGGTGGCTGGCCAACCCAACACCCAGCTGGGGAAAATATTACTAGTGCCGCAGGGGAAAAAGTTAAACGCCGTTGAAATTACTTCGCAAAAACCTGCATTCAGCATGCAAATAGATAGGCAAGTATTTGATGGTAGCAGCATCATTACAGCCGAAGGAGGTACCGCCACCGATGCATTGAGGAACCTGCCGGGCGTTGACGTGGACATGGACAATAATGTGACGATCCGCGGTAAAAGTATCTCCGTTTATATTGATGGTAAACCTTCTCCCTTCGGAGATCCGCAAACAGCATTGGAAATAATTCCGGCAGAATCAATCGACCGGATAGAAATCATCAATAACCCTTCGGCAAAGTTCGAAGCCCAAGGAGGGGGCGGCATTATCAACATCGTTCTAAAAAGAGATCGTGCGATGGGTTACAATACGATGCTAACAGCGGGGATTGACAACCGCGGACAAAATAATGCTTCCGTAAATGGAAACTTAAGGGTCAGGAGATTCAATTTGTTTGGGCATCTAAATATGCGGAACGGTAACGGGAACGGAGAAGGACTAAGCCGCAGGAAAAACCTTTACCAAGACAGTAGCTCCTATTTCAATCAATCTACTTTTAACGATTACAGTAACCATAACTGGAACGGTAAAATAGGAATCGATTATTATATCAACAATCATAACACGGTAACGATTAGCCAAGGCCTTAGTAATTATTCCAACAGTAATAATGACAGCCTTTACCTCTCCTACCTCGACGAGCATTACATGCAAAGCCAATACCGCCTGCGCGATAATCACGGGCAAAGAACAGGGGGTAATAACAGTACCACGTTGTATTACAAAAGGACATATGAAAAAGCCGGCAAGGAACTAACAGCATATATTACCCACTCCGGTAATCATAGCGATCCATCCAGCGAATACAATACCGACGTATTCCGCATGCCGGCCGATACATTTATAAGGCGGGAACTTCGGACCAACACGGGCCGTAGCCGGCAACAATATTGGAATGCCCAGGTAGATTACACGACGCCCGTAGGAAATAAAGGTAAGTTCGAGAGCGGCGCTAAAGCGGTCAAAAGAGATCATTCCACCAACAACCTGGCCTTGATATACGATTTTGATCTCAAGCAATTCGACACCAGTGTAAATTTATCCAACCATTACGATTATGATGAACAATTGTTTGCCGCATACGGTACATACGCCAATGTGCTAGGCAGGATCGGTTACCAAGCGGGACTTCGCGTAGAACAAGTCACATTAGAAGGATATTCATATACCAAGAATTTACCGGTAAGCAATAAGTTCTTAAACTTCTTCCCGAGTTTATTTTTAAAATATGACTTGAAAGAAAATCGCAACCTGGTATTTAATTATGCCACGCGAACCGAGCGCCCGCGCTTTGACCAATTATTACCATATATCAATGATTCCGATCCGCAGAACCTGCGTACCGGCAACCCCGAACTACAACCCTCCTTTACCCATAAATTGGAATTAAATTATACAGAGTATTACCCGGAAACCAGGAATTACCTGAATACCGGGTTTTATTACAACCGGACGGAAGATCTCGTTGACCGTGTCAGTACGATCAACAAAACGACGGGCATTACCACCACGATGCCGCAAAACGTGGCAACCAACCAAGATTGGGGAATCATGGCCACCTACAGGTGGAAGATCACGGACTGGTGGACGCATACCACGACCCTTCACGGGGTTTATGCCCGCTTTGATGGCATTTTGGATACGGCGGCGTACAGCAGGGAAAATGCCAGTTTAAAGATAAGCTTCAACAGCCAATTTAGACTTCCACGCAAGTTCAGCTTGCAACTATCCGGAAGATATGCCACGGCAAACATTATGGCCCAGGGATCATCTAAACCAATGAACGGCATCGACCTTGGAATACGCAAGCAATTGATGAAGCATAATAAATTAGTTATCGCCGTAAATATCAGCGACCTATTGAATACAAGGCAGTACAGCTCCCATATAGAAACGGCTAACTTTATCCAGGATTACGAAAGAAAACGCTTGAGCAGGTTGATACGTTTGAATATACGTTACCGCTTCGGGAAGATCGATCCGAATCTTTTTAGCAGGAAAAAAGTTGCTGGCTAG
- a CDS encoding protein-L-isoaspartate(D-aspartate) O-methyltransferase has product MRRSYIDDYKQKGLRKQLVDGIRAKGITDENVLNAIGNIPRHFFLDNAFEGIAYEDRAFPIGEGQTISQPYTVAYQTQLLEVKPMEKILEIGTGSAYQACVLAELKANVFTIERQRKLFEHNKQFSFLSKYRTIRFFYGDGYEGLPTYAPFDKVLVTAAAPSIPTKLLQQLKIGGKMVIPVGEKDVQRMLRITKVGETEYNTETFDDFSFVPMLSGKNG; this is encoded by the coding sequence TAGACGGTATCCGTGCTAAAGGAATCACGGATGAGAATGTTTTAAACGCGATCGGTAATATCCCCAGGCATTTCTTCCTCGATAATGCTTTTGAAGGTATTGCTTACGAAGACCGGGCATTTCCAATCGGTGAAGGTCAAACTATTTCCCAGCCTTATACGGTTGCTTATCAAACCCAATTGCTGGAGGTGAAGCCGATGGAAAAAATTCTTGAAATCGGCACCGGGAGCGCTTACCAAGCTTGCGTGCTTGCTGAATTGAAAGCTAATGTTTTCACGATTGAGCGGCAACGCAAATTATTCGAACATAACAAACAATTTTCTTTCTTAAGCAAATACAGGACAATCCGTTTCTTTTACGGTGATGGATACGAGGGGCTCCCTACTTATGCACCGTTTGATAAAGTATTGGTAACGGCTGCTGCTCCCAGTATTCCTACCAAATTATTACAGCAGTTAAAAATTGGCGGCAAAATGGTGATCCCCGTCGGTGAAAAGGATGTACAACGTATGCTCCGTATTACAAAAGTTGGAGAAACTGAATACAATACGGAAACCTTCGATGACTTCTCTTTCGTACCGATGTTAAGTGGTAAAAATGGTTAA